In a genomic window of Desulfovibrio sp. JC022:
- the dprA gene encoding DNA-processing protein DprA, with amino-acid sequence MSSLQEEYFACLALRYTPGLGPKSWSPILRHYSTAYEGLKDAANWHSLSLASEKSATAAIKELWRTKAEQEYREAIRLGFGILPWTHPLFPRLLKELPDPPTCLYYFGDPELLGNPAVGVVGSRKSGALGQEYAARIAADLSKSGITIVSGFAKGIDSCAHEAALQGIGSTIAVLGAGLDVESYPPDSAWLRKSVIESGLIISEFPPGTKPFARNFPFRNRLISGLSTGVLVVEAEIASGSLVTARLAGEQGREVMAMPGPIGNSSFAGCLKLIKEGAALVETADDVIMNIGHALDLSTQGKTVEIERRFPAEKKVLKSKPIAQVPVQQEVESAVLTFDIDALEPPESDVAKSLESGGRMHIDEIARAAGIDVSIAGAVILGMEVKGMVVRFPGMYYDLKRC; translated from the coding sequence GTGAGTTCCCTTCAGGAAGAATATTTTGCATGTCTGGCCCTGCGCTATACGCCGGGCCTTGGGCCTAAATCGTGGTCTCCCATTCTACGCCACTACAGCACTGCCTATGAAGGGTTGAAAGACGCAGCCAACTGGCACTCTCTTTCGCTGGCCTCGGAAAAAAGTGCTACAGCGGCAATCAAGGAACTCTGGCGCACTAAAGCCGAGCAGGAATACCGTGAAGCGATCCGGCTCGGTTTCGGAATTCTGCCCTGGACCCACCCTTTATTTCCCCGCCTGCTCAAAGAACTCCCCGATCCTCCCACCTGCCTGTATTATTTCGGTGACCCGGAACTTTTGGGTAATCCGGCTGTGGGTGTTGTCGGTTCGCGTAAAAGCGGAGCTTTAGGTCAGGAGTATGCCGCAAGGATTGCTGCTGATCTTTCGAAGAGCGGGATTACAATTGTTTCCGGCTTTGCAAAGGGTATAGATTCCTGTGCCCATGAAGCGGCTTTGCAGGGAATCGGGTCGACAATAGCGGTGCTGGGTGCTGGTTTGGATGTTGAATCATATCCCCCGGATAGTGCGTGGCTGAGAAAAAGCGTTATTGAGTCCGGGTTGATTATTTCTGAGTTTCCACCGGGAACAAAGCCGTTTGCCCGTAATTTTCCATTTCGCAACCGTTTGATCAGCGGGTTGAGTACCGGAGTTCTGGTGGTTGAGGCTGAAATAGCCAGCGGCAGTCTGGTTACTGCCCGGTTAGCCGGGGAGCAGGGCAGGGAAGTTATGGCTATGCCCGGTCCCATCGGCAATAGCAGCTTTGCCGGATGCCTTAAATTGATTAAGGAAGGCGCAGCCCTTGTGGAGACCGCCGATGATGTAATAATGAATATCGGGCATGCGCTTGATCTGTCTACTCAGGGAAAAACAGTTGAAATTGAGCGCAGGTTTCCGGCAGAAAAAAAAGTGCTCAAAAGCAAGCCCATTGCACAGGTTCCTGTTCAGCAGGAAGTGGAGTCAGCTGTTCTTACATTTGATATTGATGCATTGGAGCCTCCTGAATCAGATGTCGCAAAATCTCTTGAGAGTGGTGGTAGGATGCATATTGATGAAATAGCCCGTGCTGCGGGGATTGATGTTTCCATAGCCGGGGCGGTTATTCTCGGCATGGAAGTAAAGGGAATGGTTGTGCGCTTTCCCGGCATGTATTATGATCTAAAGCGTTGTTGA
- the ybgF gene encoding tol-pal system protein YbgF, whose translation MQYLRILLITILAFTVCGCFATKQPEEPAKPAWGGSEEWRLKSLEENFLNFKEGLRQQNDLIESNHKDTTAQIEKLQERMTELDSTLVELKENQQKMMAMKVEQEIPAEETVVAEEVVMGGNASSEEKPWMVVPGENVAPAEVAARPAAPVSSLSGDKLYQEGVRLVMNDKPLEARGLLEQYLAQNPSSKLAPNSLYWIGETYYSEKSFAQSILKFKEVSRRFPKAGKIPAAMLKIGLAYDKLGDRENAVFYLRTLIEDYPKSDPAKIGRERLRAIEG comes from the coding sequence ATGCAGTACTTACGAATCCTACTTATTACTATTCTGGCTTTTACCGTTTGCGGATGTTTTGCCACAAAGCAGCCTGAAGAGCCTGCAAAGCCCGCATGGGGCGGCAGTGAAGAATGGCGTTTAAAAAGCCTTGAGGAAAATTTTCTTAATTTCAAGGAAGGATTGCGCCAGCAGAATGACCTGATTGAAAGTAATCATAAAGATACAACTGCCCAGATTGAAAAGCTTCAAGAGCGGATGACCGAGCTGGACAGCACCCTTGTTGAACTCAAGGAAAATCAGCAGAAGATGATGGCCATGAAGGTGGAGCAGGAAATCCCTGCTGAAGAAACCGTAGTGGCTGAAGAAGTTGTCATGGGCGGAAATGCCAGTAGTGAGGAAAAACCGTGGATGGTTGTTCCCGGTGAAAACGTAGCCCCGGCAGAAGTCGCTGCCCGGCCTGCCGCACCTGTCTCATCCCTGAGCGGGGATAAGCTCTATCAGGAAGGTGTGCGGCTGGTAATGAATGATAAACCGCTGGAAGCGCGTGGCCTGCTGGAACAGTATCTGGCCCAGAATCCTTCATCCAAACTTGCTCCCAATTCTTTGTACTGGATCGGTGAAACTTACTATTCTGAAAAGAGTTTTGCTCAGTCTATTCTTAAGTTCAAGGAAGTGAGCAGACGTTTTCCCAAGGCCGGGAAAATTCCCGCTGCCATGCTCAAGATCGGTCTGGCTTACGATAAGCTTGGTGACCGCGAAAACGCCGTATTTTATTTACGCACTTTGATTGAGGATTATCCCAAGTCTGATCCTGCTAAGATCGGTAGGGAACGGTTGCGTGCAATCGAAGGTTAG
- a CDS encoding chemotaxis protein CheW, with protein MVQINGANYAIPLDAVSETTKIEAERLTEVNGRKAVTLRGEVLGIAELAELLEQPVSDPEREVLPVVIIHDNERRLGLVVDRLLERQEIVIKPLGNYLNGFDLKGVSGATIMGDGSVVLILDPHEVYSMATVKGGAI; from the coding sequence ATGGTTCAGATCAACGGTGCCAACTACGCCATTCCTCTTGATGCGGTTTCTGAAACTACCAAGATCGAAGCTGAAAGACTTACTGAAGTTAACGGTCGTAAGGCTGTTACCCTGCGCGGTGAAGTTCTCGGTATTGCCGAACTTGCCGAACTGCTGGAGCAGCCGGTCAGCGATCCTGAGCGCGAAGTCCTGCCCGTGGTTATCATTCACGATAACGAGCGCAGACTCGGTCTTGTTGTGGATAGGCTGCTTGAGCGTCAGGAAATTGTTATTAAACCGCTTGGTAATTATCTTAACGGTTTTGACCTCAAAGGCGTATCAGGTGCGACCATCATGGGTGATGGTAGCGTAGTTCTCATTCTTGATCCTCACGAAGTGTACAGCATGGCGACCGTTAAGGGCGGGGCTATTTAG
- a CDS encoding response regulator: MPKHILIVDDSKTVRNLVAFIMKKEGFKVTTAEDGLDGLEKLYSLDKVDLIISDVNMPRMDGFTYIKTVREQDAYKDIPIIVLSTEGQEKDIQTGLSLGANLYMVKPAQPEKMVKNIKMLLG, encoded by the coding sequence ATGCCTAAACATATTCTGATAGTTGACGATTCAAAGACTGTAAGGAACCTCGTCGCCTTCATCATGAAAAAAGAAGGGTTCAAGGTAACTACCGCGGAAGATGGGTTGGACGGCCTTGAAAAGCTTTACAGTCTGGACAAAGTTGATCTAATTATTTCCGATGTAAACATGCCGAGAATGGACGGGTTTACTTACATTAAAACAGTCCGTGAGCAGGATGCGTATAAAGATATTCCGATTATCGTGCTCTCGACTGAAGGTCAGGAAAAAGATATTCAGACCGGCCTGAGCCTGGGGGCTAACCTTTATATGGTTAAACCGGCGCAGCCTGAAAAGATGGTTAAGAATATTAAAATGCTTCTCGGATAA
- a CDS encoding chemotaxis protein CheW translates to MKTPEEYFVENVNLPSEEKQADGYTDAEEAFMDKYMGIGGQAAFNSLERVDPRGDAALPGFGAGPVDDYGGEGSSADFEEKLKDEDEIQLVSFVVGDREYGLPIMVIQEVVRKVPVTLLPAAPRFMQGIINLRGRVTPVLDLRFLLHDGMGIHDKFVVICRHKGLQIGLAISAVRTMYRADSKDMVWGVESEVGVSSDFLLGLYKNGEKLVNVLSVDRLVEQILKSEGEGNA, encoded by the coding sequence ATGAAGACGCCTGAAGAATATTTTGTTGAAAATGTGAATCTGCCCAGCGAAGAAAAGCAGGCCGATGGATATACTGATGCCGAAGAAGCTTTCATGGATAAGTATATGGGCATCGGCGGGCAGGCAGCATTTAACAGTCTTGAGAGGGTTGATCCCCGCGGTGATGCGGCTCTTCCCGGATTCGGGGCCGGCCCTGTTGACGATTACGGAGGAGAAGGAAGCTCCGCAGACTTTGAGGAAAAACTCAAGGACGAGGATGAGATCCAGCTCGTTAGTTTTGTTGTCGGGGACAGGGAGTACGGATTGCCGATTATGGTAATTCAAGAGGTGGTCAGGAAAGTTCCTGTGACTCTCCTGCCTGCGGCTCCCCGTTTCATGCAGGGCATTATCAATCTTAGAGGCCGGGTCACTCCGGTGCTTGATTTGAGATTTCTTTTGCATGACGGAATGGGTATCCATGATAAGTTTGTGGTTATTTGCAGACATAAAGGGTTGCAGATAGGTTTGGCCATCAGCGCAGTCAGGACCATGTATCGCGCGGACAGTAAAGATATGGTCTGGGGGGTGGAATCAGAGGTGGGTGTGAGCTCTGATTTTCTGCTCGGTCTTTATAAAAATGGTGAAAAACTGGTCAATGTTCTTTCCGTGGATCGGCTGGTGGAACAAATTTTAAAGAGTGAAGGAGAGGGAAATGCCTAA
- a CDS encoding ParA family protein yields the protein MESNNTKQSDGTASLAKVYAIANQKGGVGKTTTALTLGQALTRLSKKVLVIDLDPHANASVHMSYFPETVTTSAHDLFFDNADFKSLWGEIVKKRDWVGFDFVPASIRLSELEVDLKDRKNKGMVLSNSLDEIKEYYDYILIDCPPHVGVLLVNAIVAADTVLIPIQTDFLALYGIRLLFDTIKILNKVLPSPVKFRALPTMYDGRAGACRKILNLIRRKLGDKVFSSVIHMDTKFREACASGKIIFDIDPKTRGAQEYMQLAREIVRNEDA from the coding sequence ATGGAAAGTAATAATACAAAGCAGTCGGACGGAACTGCATCGCTGGCGAAAGTTTACGCTATCGCCAACCAGAAAGGAGGAGTAGGCAAGACGACAACGGCGCTGACCCTTGGGCAGGCGTTAACCAGACTTTCAAAAAAAGTTCTTGTTATCGACCTTGATCCCCATGCGAACGCTTCAGTCCACATGTCCTACTTTCCTGAAACCGTCACCACCTCGGCTCATGATCTGTTTTTTGATAATGCGGATTTCAAGAGCCTCTGGGGCGAGATAGTCAAAAAACGCGATTGGGTGGGCTTTGACTTTGTTCCGGCCAGCATTCGGTTATCCGAGCTGGAGGTTGATCTTAAAGACAGGAAGAATAAGGGGATGGTCCTCTCCAATTCATTGGATGAGATAAAAGAGTATTATGATTACATACTCATCGACTGTCCGCCCCATGTGGGAGTGCTGCTGGTTAACGCCATTGTGGCTGCGGATACAGTTTTGATCCCTATTCAGACTGACTTTTTGGCTCTTTACGGTATCCGGTTGCTCTTTGATACGATTAAGATTTTGAATAAAGTGCTTCCAAGCCCGGTCAAATTCAGGGCTTTGCCAACTATGTATGACGGCAGGGCGGGGGCATGCAGGAAGATTTTGAATCTGATCAGGAGAAAGTTGGGGGACAAGGTCTTCAGCTCAGTTATCCATATGGATACCAAGTTCAGAGAGGCCTGTGCCAGCGGAAAGATCATTTTTGATATTGATCCCAAAACGCGAGGCGCTCAGGAATATATGCAGTTGGCAAGAGAGATAGTCAGAAATGAAGACGCCTGA
- a CDS encoding protein-glutamate O-methyltransferase CheR, with translation MSSLFSKTISLRKELKISDLEFTQLRDFIYDQAGIFIAGNRKYLLENRLANRLKELNLKSFGEYYYYLQYDPGKKAELNKLFEVITTNETSFYRNPPQLKVFQTKVLPAVLDELRKKRRKRLRIWSAGCSTGEEPYTLSMIIHDVLGPELSSWDIKITANDLSERVLKSARRAVYSEYSLRTTPKDKIAKFFDKDGKQYKVKPAIKQLVSFGQINLSDRMQVKRVERSEIVFCRNVIIYFDEAMKKKVINAYYDNLVPGGYLIIGHSESLHNITRAFKPVHHPGAIIYQKLE, from the coding sequence ATGTCTTCTCTGTTTTCAAAGACAATATCGCTGCGGAAAGAGCTGAAGATCTCCGATCTGGAGTTCACACAGCTTAGGGATTTTATTTACGATCAGGCAGGTATTTTTATTGCGGGTAACCGTAAGTATCTGCTTGAAAACCGTCTTGCCAATCGTTTGAAGGAGCTTAACCTCAAGAGTTTTGGCGAGTATTATTACTACTTGCAATATGATCCGGGTAAAAAAGCGGAACTTAACAAGCTCTTTGAGGTCATTACCACCAACGAGACAAGTTTTTACCGTAACCCGCCTCAACTGAAGGTTTTTCAAACCAAGGTACTGCCGGCTGTTTTGGACGAGTTGCGTAAAAAAAGACGCAAACGTCTGCGTATCTGGTCTGCCGGTTGCTCTACCGGTGAGGAACCATACACATTGTCCATGATTATTCATGACGTGCTTGGTCCCGAACTGAGCAGCTGGGATATCAAAATTACAGCCAATGACCTTTCCGAAAGAGTGCTTAAGTCTGCACGCCGTGCTGTTTACAGCGAATATTCATTGCGGACCACTCCCAAGGATAAGATTGCAAAGTTTTTTGATAAGGACGGCAAGCAGTATAAGGTAAAGCCTGCAATCAAACAGTTGGTCAGTTTCGGCCAGATCAACCTGAGCGACCGTATGCAGGTCAAGCGGGTTGAAAGATCTGAAATCGTGTTTTGCAGAAACGTGATCATCTATTTTGATGAGGCCATGAAGAAAAAGGTTATTAATGCTTACTACGATAATCTTGTCCCCGGCGGTTATTTGATAATCGGGCATTCCGAATCCCTGCATAATATTACCAGGGCTTTCAAACCGGTTCATCATCCGGGTGCGATTATTTATCAGAAGCTGGAATAA
- a CDS encoding HEAT repeat domain-containing protein, with amino-acid sequence MTDCSKVLDELKSDDNEVVREAAFQAGELKCADAVPLLADLLKSNHLGLQEAADQALRSIGGKGAVQVVVPLLRSDDAPVRNLSMDILREVGAQDFASLVALVHDDDADIRIFATDILGSTNSFMAVEPLCDALLKDPEVNVRYQAAVSLGDLANPAAARCLNKAMQDDEWVQYAVIEALAKIKHSSSVDALVKALNSSSDLVASMIVDALGEVGNIKAVTMLLRHLDKSPTALRNKIVKAIVSILGGKSLKLLSANEREKLREYMLVALKDEDEDVQDAAISGLSYVGGEKATEEVLNLASELDPDRDRDRLAIIVDDLSNLGMNEAMVAALNSGNFKKAAIVIELMSRLEGPEVSKALMDAFGNGDRDIKRGILEALVGTAGEEAKDFFENVLESEQDGSMLKSAINFLGGKLKDVEAVDAIFGLLTHSYDDVKEAALNACVAIGGEDVNKRFVELFSSDEPIERLMAVFAMGKIDAHGNLEQIRIALEDEVPDIRKIALEALHDCYSDPESMSLIFSRLHDENRDVRLTVIELLGSCYTEEAIPYIIQALQDDDDWVQIRAAEALGDHREESALPQLITMLDSPHKLVVLKVIEVLGAIGGTMAFQALLEASNSDSDPEVIQAAEEAILRIQEEQGEGD; translated from the coding sequence ATGACGGATTGTTCTAAGGTTCTGGATGAACTTAAAAGCGACGACAATGAAGTTGTCCGTGAGGCCGCGTTTCAGGCTGGGGAGTTGAAATGTGCAGATGCCGTTCCTCTGCTGGCCGATCTTTTAAAGTCCAACCATCTGGGATTACAGGAAGCTGCTGATCAGGCTTTACGCAGTATCGGCGGCAAGGGAGCTGTTCAGGTTGTGGTACCCCTGCTGCGATCTGATGATGCCCCGGTCAGGAACCTTTCCATGGACATCTTGCGTGAAGTCGGAGCGCAGGATTTTGCTTCTTTGGTGGCACTTGTCCATGACGATGATGCTGATATCAGAATTTTCGCAACCGACATTCTGGGCTCCACCAACAGTTTCATGGCTGTTGAGCCTTTGTGCGATGCTTTGCTTAAAGACCCTGAAGTTAATGTCCGCTATCAGGCTGCGGTGAGCCTTGGTGATCTTGCCAATCCCGCAGCTGCCCGGTGCTTGAACAAGGCCATGCAGGACGATGAATGGGTGCAGTATGCAGTGATCGAGGCTTTGGCAAAGATCAAGCATTCCAGCTCAGTTGATGCTCTGGTTAAGGCTTTGAATTCCAGTTCCGACCTTGTGGCTTCCATGATTGTGGATGCTCTCGGCGAAGTTGGTAATATTAAGGCTGTTACCATGTTGCTCAGACATCTGGATAAAAGTCCGACCGCCCTGCGTAATAAAATTGTTAAGGCTATTGTAAGCATTCTTGGTGGCAAATCGCTCAAGCTTCTTTCCGCCAACGAGCGGGAAAAACTCCGGGAATATATGCTGGTTGCCCTTAAAGACGAAGATGAAGATGTGCAGGACGCCGCTATTTCCGGTTTAAGTTACGTGGGCGGGGAAAAAGCAACTGAAGAAGTGCTTAACCTAGCCAGCGAACTTGACCCGGATCGTGATCGTGATCGGCTTGCTATCATTGTTGATGATCTTTCAAATCTCGGCATGAACGAAGCTATGGTTGCCGCACTGAACAGCGGTAATTTCAAGAAAGCGGCAATTGTAATAGAACTGATGTCCAGACTGGAAGGTCCGGAAGTTTCCAAGGCCCTGATGGATGCTTTTGGGAACGGTGACCGGGACATTAAACGGGGAATTCTTGAAGCTCTTGTCGGTACAGCCGGAGAAGAGGCTAAAGACTTTTTCGAAAATGTTCTCGAGAGCGAGCAGGACGGCTCCATGCTTAAGTCGGCCATCAATTTCCTTGGCGGCAAGCTTAAGGACGTTGAGGCTGTGGACGCAATTTTCGGGCTGCTCACTCATTCGTATGATGACGTGAAAGAAGCTGCGCTCAATGCCTGTGTTGCTATCGGCGGCGAGGATGTTAATAAGCGTTTCGTAGAACTGTTCAGCAGTGATGAACCTATTGAAAGGCTGATGGCGGTCTTTGCCATGGGTAAAATCGATGCTCACGGCAATCTTGAACAGATCAGGATTGCTCTTGAGGACGAGGTTCCTGATATCAGGAAAATCGCTCTTGAAGCATTGCATGATTGTTACTCGGACCCCGAAAGCATGTCCCTTATTTTTTCAAGATTGCATGATGAAAATCGCGATGTGCGCTTGACTGTGATCGAACTTCTGGGAAGTTGCTACACAGAAGAAGCTATTCCCTACATTATACAGGCTCTTCAGGATGACGACGACTGGGTGCAGATAAGAGCTGCGGAAGCCCTCGGCGATCATCGTGAAGAAAGTGCATTGCCTCAACTTATAACTATGTTGGATTCTCCACATAAGCTTGTGGTCCTTAAAGTGATTGAAGTATTAGGCGCCATCGGCGGAACTATGGCGTTTCAGGCTCTTCTGGAAGCGTCCAATTCCGATTCCGATCCCGAGGTTATTCAGGCTGCCGAAGAAGCTATTTTGAGAATTCAGGAAGAGCAAGGAGAAGGAGACTAG
- a CDS encoding chemotaxis response regulator protein-glutamate methylesterase translates to MINVVVVDDSAFMRKAISTMLQKDPGIKVVATARDGEEGLRVIRKHNPDVVTLDIEMPKMDGLTALRHIMMEMPRPVLMVSSLTTEGAEATLKAMDLGAVDFIPKQLSKVSLDIVKIENDLISKVKTVARRKMRPVPRMRAAAAARRPAAPVRTPRGRAKRDVVVIGVSTGGPPAVQKILSSLPKDFPAGIVIAQHMPKAFTGPFANRLNGVSQLKVKEAETGDRLLPGHAFVAPGGSHLIIDQKVSRIDLIVTPEPKEALYKPSANVLASSVAKAVGRRALGVILTGMGNDGRDGIRDLKSKGGRAIAQSDSSCVVYGMPKAIVDDGLADEIVDIDDMANAIINNLYL, encoded by the coding sequence GTGATAAATGTCGTAGTTGTAGATGATTCCGCTTTCATGCGTAAAGCTATCAGCACCATGTTGCAGAAGGATCCCGGCATCAAGGTGGTTGCCACCGCGCGTGACGGGGAGGAAGGTTTAAGGGTTATCCGGAAGCACAATCCGGATGTCGTTACCCTTGATATTGAGATGCCCAAGATGGACGGTCTTACCGCGCTGAGGCATATCATGATGGAAATGCCCCGGCCGGTACTCATGGTCAGTTCCCTGACGACCGAAGGAGCCGAGGCTACCCTTAAAGCCATGGATCTTGGGGCCGTTGACTTTATCCCCAAGCAGCTTTCAAAAGTTTCCCTCGACATTGTCAAAATTGAAAACGATCTGATTTCAAAAGTTAAAACTGTTGCCAGACGCAAAATGCGTCCGGTGCCCCGCATGCGGGCTGCTGCTGCCGCACGCAGACCTGCCGCCCCGGTGAGAACTCCGCGCGGACGTGCCAAGCGTGATGTGGTTGTTATCGGTGTCTCCACCGGTGGGCCGCCGGCAGTTCAGAAAATTCTTTCCTCACTCCCTAAAGATTTCCCGGCGGGAATCGTTATTGCGCAGCATATGCCCAAGGCTTTTACCGGCCCCTTTGCGAACCGTCTCAATGGAGTCAGTCAGCTTAAGGTCAAAGAAGCCGAAACCGGGGATAGACTGCTGCCCGGACACGCATTTGTTGCTCCCGGTGGTTCCCATCTGATTATTGACCAGAAAGTCAGCAGGATTGATTTGATTGTAACGCCTGAACCCAAGGAAGCTCTATACAAGCCTTCTGCAAACGTGCTTGCTTCGTCAGTTGCAAAGGCAGTCGGACGCAGAGCTCTCGGAGTTATTCTCACCGGTATGGGTAATGACGGTCGAGACGGGATCAGGGATCTTAAAAGCAAAGGCGGCAGGGCTATTGCACAGAGTGACTCTTCCTGTGTTGTTTACGGTATGCCTAAAGCAATCGTGGATGACGGACTCGCAGATGAAATCGTAGATATTGATGATATGGCAAATGCAATCATCAACAATCTTTACCTGTAA
- a CDS encoding ATP-binding protein: MDPIFNPFVPGAGTTPAKLAGRDDLLDKTRITLARVKAGRNAKSFIIVGLRGVGKTVLLNQIYEKAEERGYLGTQIEAHEDKSLPALLIPKIRQLLIRLDRGVKTSSLAKRGLGVLAAFTNAIKITYGDVEIGLSIDPELGSADSGDLEVDLADLFEAVGRAAQERETALLLSIDELQYIKEAEMSALIMAMHRVAQRGLPLILIGGGLPQLVGQAGRSKSYAERLFDYPEIGALNNKDAALAIREPIKEEGADITKKALEDIYSLTKGYPYFLQTWGHYAWNEAEGESITADDVRNATPKVIKNLDESFFRVRFDRLTPTEKQYLFAMASLGPGPHRSGDIARVLKKGVQNVAPFRSALIKKGMIYSPAHGDNAFTVPMFDQYLNRISQEQ, translated from the coding sequence ATGGACCCCATATTCAATCCCTTTGTTCCAGGAGCAGGCACAACACCTGCAAAACTAGCCGGACGCGATGACCTGCTCGACAAAACCCGCATCACCCTTGCGAGGGTAAAAGCAGGAAGAAACGCAAAAAGTTTCATTATCGTAGGACTTCGGGGAGTTGGAAAAACCGTTCTTCTCAATCAAATATATGAAAAAGCCGAAGAACGAGGTTATCTGGGAACTCAAATAGAAGCACATGAAGACAAAAGCCTTCCCGCATTGCTTATCCCTAAAATCCGACAGTTGCTAATTCGCCTTGACCGGGGAGTAAAAACATCTTCCCTTGCCAAACGAGGACTTGGGGTTCTTGCTGCCTTCACCAACGCCATTAAAATAACTTACGGAGATGTAGAAATAGGATTATCCATTGACCCAGAACTCGGCTCAGCCGACAGCGGTGATCTCGAAGTTGATCTGGCAGACCTCTTTGAAGCCGTTGGTCGGGCAGCACAAGAAAGAGAGACGGCTTTACTCCTTTCAATAGACGAACTGCAATACATCAAAGAAGCTGAGATGAGTGCTCTCATAATGGCGATGCACAGAGTTGCCCAACGCGGACTCCCTTTAATTCTCATAGGCGGGGGATTGCCCCAGCTGGTGGGACAGGCTGGACGTTCCAAGTCTTATGCAGAAAGACTTTTTGACTACCCTGAAATCGGTGCTTTGAACAACAAAGACGCAGCCCTTGCAATCCGAGAGCCAATCAAAGAAGAAGGAGCAGATATAACGAAAAAGGCACTGGAAGATATATACTCATTAACCAAAGGGTATCCATATTTCCTCCAGACATGGGGCCACTATGCATGGAACGAAGCTGAAGGTGAAAGCATCACAGCTGATGATGTAAGAAATGCTACCCCCAAAGTAATTAAAAACCTTGACGAAAGCTTCTTCCGGGTAAGATTCGACCGCCTGACTCCGACAGAAAAACAATACCTGTTTGCCATGGCTTCCCTCGGCCCCGGCCCGCACCGTTCAGGAGACATTGCCCGCGTACTAAAAAAAGGAGTACAAAACGTTGCTCCATTCCGTAGCGCGCTAATCAAAAAAGGAATGATCTACAGCCCCGCCCACGGGGACAATGCATTTACGGTTCCAATGTTTGATCAGTATTTGAATAGAATTTCTCAAGAGCAATAA
- a CDS encoding DUF2281 domain-containing protein, whose translation MSVCNCSISDFPIRGFTGYTRYLVGTTSNCVNVVSTRVATFFCLWQIILLCYILNFLSSVALKFTVRHWQFLLTMDECENCQIEFLDNVKTVRDNLAEVYSLCSKSKAPKLRGLSGGLMDSLVEWDDFVEEVALFSDAEIRDLTSELSELL comes from the coding sequence ATGAGTGTTTGTAATTGCTCAATTAGCGATTTCCCAATTAGGGGGTTTACTGGCTATACTAGATATTTGGTTGGTACGACATCTAATTGTGTTAATGTTGTTTCAACTCGAGTGGCTACGTTCTTTTGTTTGTGGCAGATAATTTTATTGTGCTATATTTTAAATTTTTTAAGTTCGGTAGCTCTTAAATTTACTGTTCGTCATTGGCAGTTTTTACTAACGATGGATGAATGTGAAAATTGTCAAATTGAGTTTTTGGATAATGTTAAAACAGTAAGAGATAATTTGGCTGAAGTTTATTCTTTATGTTCAAAATCTAAGGCTCCAAAATTACGAGGATTATCCGGGGGACTTATGGACTCCCTTGTAGAGTGGGATGATTTTGTTGAAGAGGTTGCTCTTTTTTCTGATGCTGAAATTCGTGATTTAACTTCTGAACTGTCTGAGCTTTTGTGA